From a single Planctomycetota bacterium genomic region:
- a CDS encoding DUF3800 domain-containing protein: protein MRILYLDDSGKIHPNDPTSVVVFGGFSIDESNWHRLVRQLNGAKAAFFSNRGNPNDWEIKSSDFLTRNNWNRAKKRQFCHEVASILRRNGCHVYVVSMNKSNATPPLQEPRFVPLAFQRLAAKFHEEVKNHNTKGTIVCDWSTHHLDRHITHCVSSMISTYGMYDLFGGVTYGDSIALPPLQIADLIARTFRITLEGQTYLAQFKALFDAQEFTAPGLDVLGFDIGSIFKLF, encoded by the coding sequence ATGCGCATTCTTTATTTAGATGACTCAGGCAAAATTCATCCCAATGATCCGACGTCGGTCGTCGTGTTCGGTGGCTTTTCCATTGACGAGTCGAATTGGCATCGCTTGGTTCGACAGCTTAATGGCGCGAAGGCGGCCTTCTTTTCAAACCGCGGAAATCCAAACGACTGGGAAATCAAAAGCAGTGATTTCTTGACGCGCAACAACTGGAATCGCGCCAAGAAACGACAGTTTTGCCATGAAGTGGCCAGCATCTTGAGACGCAACGGCTGCCACGTTTATGTGGTCTCAATGAACAAGTCGAATGCGACTCCGCCATTACAGGAGCCACGATTCGTGCCGTTGGCCTTTCAGCGATTGGCGGCCAAGTTTCACGAAGAAGTCAAAAACCACAACACAAAGGGTACGATCGTCTGCGACTGGTCAACTCACCACCTAGACCGGCACATCACGCACTGCGTCAGCAGTATGATCTCGACCTATGGGATGTACGACTTATTTGGTGGCGTCACGTATGGCGACTCGATTGCTTTGCCGCCGCTTCAGATCGCGGACCTCATTGCAAGGACGTTTAGAATCACGTTGGAAGGGCAGACTTACCTCGCCCAATTCAAGGCTCTGTTTGACGCTCAAGAGTTTACGGCTCCTGGGTTGGATGTGCTTGGATTTGATATTGGAAGTATCTTTAAACTCTTTTGA
- a CDS encoding metal-dependent transcriptional regulator encodes MPSLTVENYLKAIYTLCHTTGQPATTGAIAQALDVSPGTVTSMLKTLADAGLATYTPYSGAELTRKGQALALHVVRRHRLIELFLVKTLNLTWDEVHAEAEHMEHAVSDLLIDRIDTYLGRPKVDPHGDPIPSHEGKLDEEPSSQSLADCATGDSFTLVRVLDQSPEFLRFLTEAGLTIGTSGKVLSNRAESGVVKISSQGHESTLGSQAAQKILVTIG; translated from the coding sequence GTGCCTAGTTTGACCGTCGAGAACTACCTGAAAGCCATCTACACACTGTGCCACACCACCGGCCAGCCCGCCACGACCGGTGCCATTGCCCAGGCGCTCGACGTGTCGCCCGGCACGGTGACCAGCATGCTCAAGACCTTGGCCGACGCGGGGCTAGCGACGTATACGCCCTATTCGGGGGCCGAGCTGACGCGCAAGGGGCAAGCCCTGGCCCTGCACGTCGTGCGTCGCCACCGGCTGATCGAACTGTTTCTGGTCAAGACGCTGAATCTGACGTGGGACGAGGTGCATGCCGAAGCCGAGCATATGGAACACGCGGTCAGCGACTTGCTGATCGATCGGATTGATACCTATCTCGGCCGCCCCAAGGTTGATCCTCATGGCGATCCGATTCCCAGCCATGAAGGGAAGCTCGACGAGGAACCATCGAGCCAGTCGCTGGCCGACTGTGCAACGGGGGACTCATTCACGCTTGTCCGCGTGTTGGACCAGTCCCCCGAGTTCTTGCGATTCCTGACCGAAGCAGGACTGACGATTGGCACCTCGGGCAAGGTGTTGTCGAACCGGGCCGAATCAGGCGTAGTGAAGATCTCGAGCCAGGGGCACGAATCAACGCTCGGCTCGCAAGCCGCCCAGAAGATTCTGGTCACGATCGGCTAG
- a CDS encoding DinB family protein gives MSNTQACLKRQMQQARQYTEALLADFKTPEQWLHQVHPQANHALWFAGHMATADNYFVSCLAPDKAKKFPSYDTQFGMGSQPTAEAAKYPPIEEVLAAMRERRTTLMELLDSLKEDDLDKAPASGASDFLPTVGKVFEVAVWHEGLHSGQISVTRRALGHKPVFGGA, from the coding sequence ATGAGCAATACCCAGGCTTGCCTCAAGCGTCAGATGCAACAGGCACGGCAATATACCGAAGCGCTGCTGGCCGACTTCAAAACCCCGGAACAATGGCTGCACCAGGTGCATCCCCAGGCCAATCACGCTCTCTGGTTCGCGGGGCACATGGCCACGGCCGACAACTACTTCGTCTCCTGCCTGGCTCCCGACAAGGCCAAGAAGTTTCCCAGTTACGACACGCAGTTCGGCATGGGCTCGCAGCCAACCGCCGAAGCGGCAAAGTATCCGCCGATCGAAGAGGTGTTGGCCGCCATGCGCGAGCGCCGGACCACGCTGATGGAACTGCTCGACAGCTTGAAGGAAGACGATCTGGACAAAGCGCCGGCCAGCGGGGCTTCGGACTTTTTGCCGACCGTGGGCAAGGTATTCGAAGTGGCGGTCTGGCACGAGGGGCTTCACTCGGGGCAAATCTCGGTCACGCGCCGCGCGCTGGGGCACAAGCCTGTGTTTGGTGGAGCGTAA
- the alaS gene encoding alanine--tRNA ligase, with protein sequence MKTDELREKYLAFFESKGCTRRPSDVLVPTWDHSVLFTPAGMNQFKDHFLGKCKLDFTRATTCQKCLRTGDIDNVGRTAYHHTFFEMLGNFSFGDYFKREAINWGWEFLTSKKWLGLAADRLTVSVYHDDDEAADIWVRDVKLTPDRIERMGEDDNFWPAGAPSKGPDGVCGPCSEIFYHPPTGGSVEIWNLVFTQFNRVGEPPNNLRPLPSKNIDTGMGLERTAATLQGVETNFHIDILFPIVQAAAEVAGVRYDAASENGRRLRRITDHVRACAFAIHENVHPGNKKQGYVIKRLLRRAVLDGRQMGLHEPFLFQLVPKVAEMMQAPYPELGETIASVQNVIRLEEANFFSTIDAGLDRIERLFGEMKNKGRIMVSGDEAADMWTTHGFPPELFETLAAEHNLTFDWDGFRKAMDEHGKISGEGRMGDVMSTTSTPLDALVKAQGATKFLGYGTTESAAKVIGLIASDHLVDQVDEIGNAKPITIVLDQTPFYGESGGQVGDKGEIVGPGFRFDVQDTQKDAKGHGLVLHVGHLREGRITQGATVTARVDLGRRQGIRRAHSATHLLHHALQKHLGGHAKQQGSKVDADFLRFDFTNPQSIPRDQLAKIEEEVNELVASSQPIRWEVLPIAEARKQGAMMLFGEKYPDMARMVSMGEFSKELCGGTHLDNTGQVGLFKIVGEESVSAGTRRIVALTGHAALERIRKIEHALSEIAGALRTSLDDAPTRVAALVKEVRDLKKQATSAPRSGTVTTDDLMAKAITVGKTQVVVCDAPGASADDMRRLIDAVRQKAGSAAIMLAAAEEGKVTLVAGISPDLEKRGLKAGDWIRGAAATVGGSGGGRPNLAQAGGKDPEKIPAALEQALGEIRAKLA encoded by the coding sequence ATGAAAACCGACGAACTCCGTGAGAAGTATCTCGCCTTTTTCGAATCCAAAGGCTGCACCCGCCGCCCCAGCGATGTGCTGGTTCCCACCTGGGACCATTCGGTCTTGTTCACGCCGGCCGGCATGAACCAGTTCAAGGACCACTTCCTGGGCAAGTGCAAGCTCGACTTCACGCGCGCCACGACTTGCCAGAAGTGTCTTCGTACCGGCGACATCGACAACGTCGGTCGCACGGCCTATCACCACACGTTCTTCGAGATGCTCGGCAACTTCAGCTTTGGCGATTACTTCAAGCGCGAGGCGATCAATTGGGGTTGGGAATTCCTCACGTCGAAGAAGTGGCTCGGCCTGGCCGCCGACCGGCTGACCGTGTCGGTCTATCACGATGACGACGAAGCGGCCGACATCTGGGTTCGTGACGTCAAGCTGACGCCCGATCGCATCGAGCGAATGGGCGAAGACGACAACTTCTGGCCGGCCGGCGCGCCGAGCAAAGGCCCGGACGGCGTCTGCGGCCCGTGCAGTGAAATCTTCTACCATCCGCCGACCGGCGGCTCGGTCGAAATCTGGAACCTGGTCTTCACCCAGTTCAACCGCGTGGGCGAGCCGCCGAACAATCTCCGCCCATTGCCTAGCAAGAACATCGACACCGGCATGGGGCTCGAACGCACGGCCGCCACGCTGCAAGGCGTGGAGACGAACTTCCACATCGATATCCTATTCCCAATCGTCCAGGCGGCCGCCGAAGTGGCCGGCGTGAGATACGACGCGGCCAGCGAGAACGGGCGCCGGCTGCGGCGGATTACCGACCACGTGCGCGCGTGTGCCTTTGCCATCCACGAGAACGTCCACCCGGGCAACAAAAAACAGGGCTACGTCATCAAGCGCCTGCTGCGCCGCGCGGTTCTCGACGGCCGCCAAATGGGCCTGCACGAGCCGTTCTTGTTCCAGCTGGTCCCCAAGGTCGCTGAAATGATGCAGGCGCCGTATCCCGAGCTGGGCGAGACGATTGCCAGCGTGCAGAATGTCATTCGCCTGGAAGAGGCCAACTTCTTCTCGACGATCGACGCTGGTTTGGATCGCATCGAGCGCCTGTTCGGCGAAATGAAGAACAAGGGTCGCATCATGGTCAGCGGCGACGAAGCCGCCGACATGTGGACCACCCACGGCTTTCCCCCTGAGCTGTTCGAGACGCTGGCCGCGGAGCACAACTTGACGTTCGATTGGGACGGCTTCCGCAAGGCCATGGACGAGCATGGCAAGATTTCGGGCGAAGGTCGGATGGGAGACGTGATGTCCACCACATCGACCCCATTGGACGCGCTGGTCAAAGCCCAAGGAGCGACCAAGTTCCTCGGCTATGGCACCACCGAGTCGGCGGCCAAGGTCATTGGTCTGATCGCTAGCGATCACCTGGTCGACCAGGTCGATGAGATCGGCAATGCCAAGCCGATTACCATCGTCCTGGACCAGACGCCGTTCTACGGCGAAAGTGGCGGCCAGGTGGGCGACAAAGGTGAAATCGTCGGCCCGGGCTTCCGCTTTGACGTCCAAGACACCCAGAAGGACGCGAAGGGGCACGGACTGGTGCTGCACGTCGGGCATCTGCGCGAGGGACGAATCACGCAAGGGGCCACGGTGACCGCGCGCGTCGATCTGGGGCGCCGGCAAGGCATTCGCCGCGCGCACTCGGCCACGCACCTGCTCCATCACGCATTGCAAAAGCACCTGGGCGGCCACGCCAAGCAGCAAGGCTCGAAGGTTGACGCCGACTTCCTTCGGTTTGACTTCACCAATCCGCAATCGATCCCACGCGATCAACTGGCCAAGATCGAAGAAGAGGTCAACGAATTGGTGGCCTCGTCGCAGCCGATCCGCTGGGAGGTGTTGCCGATCGCCGAAGCCCGCAAGCAAGGGGCGATGATGCTGTTCGGCGAGAAGTACCCCGACATGGCCCGGATGGTCTCGATGGGCGAGTTCAGCAAGGAACTGTGCGGCGGCACGCACTTGGACAACACGGGGCAAGTGGGCCTGTTCAAGATCGTCGGCGAGGAAAGTGTCTCGGCCGGCACGCGGCGCATCGTGGCCCTGACCGGTCACGCCGCCTTGGAACGCATTCGCAAAATCGAACACGCGCTGAGCGAGATCGCCGGAGCGCTGCGCACTTCATTGGACGACGCGCCGACCCGCGTGGCGGCCTTGGTCAAGGAAGTCCGCGACCTGAAGAAGCAAGCCACCAGCGCGCCGCGCTCGGGCACCGTGACGACCGACGATTTGATGGCCAAGGCAATCACGGTCGGCAAGACCCAGGTCGTGGTCTGCGATGCGCCGGGGGCGTCGGCCGACGACATGCGTCGGCTGATCGATGCCGTGCGGCAAAAGGCCGGCAGCGCCGCCATCATGTTGGCCGCCGCCGAAGAAGGCAAAGTGACGCTCGTCGCCGGGATTTCGCCCGACCTGGAGAAACGTGGCCTCAAGGCCGGCGACTGGATTCGCGGCGCAGCCGCCACGGTTGGGGGCAGCGGCGGCGGTCGGCCGAACCTGGCCCAGGCTGGTGGCAAGGATCCGGAAAAGATTCCGGCCGCGCTGGAACAAGCGCTCGGCGAAATCCGCGCCAAGCTGGCGTAG
- a CDS encoding NAD-dependent epimerase/dehydratase family protein: MLTLVTGATGFLGRYIVEQLVSRGDRVRGLMRRDDPQLAALGVEQCLGDVRDAHSVEQACAGVDLVFHTAAIAGIWGRWTDFYQTNIRGTEHVLSGCRRHNVPRLVFTSSPSVTFDGGDQSGIDESAPYPTRWLAHYPHTKALAEQAVLTANSPTLSTCALRPHLIWGPRDRHLVPRLIERARAGQLRRIGAGNNVIDMIYVENAARAHLQAADALIPASRVAGQAYFLSQGSPVNCWGWINELLALAGLPPVRRSVPVGVAYAAGALLEAIAKLTGSTSEPRMTRFLALQLARDHYFALDRARRDFGYQATVSTAEGMERLRASMKQRA, encoded by the coding sequence ATGTTGACACTGGTAACTGGCGCGACGGGCTTCTTGGGGCGCTATATCGTCGAACAACTTGTCTCGCGCGGCGATCGGGTGCGCGGACTAATGCGGCGCGACGATCCGCAGTTGGCCGCGCTTGGTGTTGAGCAATGCCTGGGCGATGTGCGCGACGCTCATTCCGTCGAACAAGCCTGCGCTGGCGTGGACCTAGTTTTCCACACTGCGGCGATTGCGGGCATCTGGGGGCGCTGGACCGACTTCTATCAGACCAACATCCGCGGCACCGAGCACGTTTTGTCCGGTTGCCGGCGTCACAACGTCCCGCGGCTGGTGTTTACCAGCAGCCCGAGCGTCACCTTCGACGGCGGCGACCAGTCTGGCATTGACGAATCGGCGCCGTATCCGACCCGCTGGCTGGCGCATTACCCGCACACCAAGGCCCTGGCCGAACAAGCGGTGCTGACCGCCAATTCGCCAACGCTGTCGACGTGCGCGTTGCGACCTCACTTGATCTGGGGGCCGCGCGATCGGCACCTGGTGCCGCGCCTGATCGAGCGAGCGCGAGCCGGGCAGTTGCGCCGCATTGGGGCTGGCAACAACGTGATCGACATGATTTACGTCGAGAACGCGGCCCGAGCGCACTTGCAGGCGGCCGACGCCTTGATCCCAGCTTCGCGCGTGGCCGGGCAGGCATATTTCCTGAGCCAAGGTTCGCCAGTGAACTGTTGGGGCTGGATCAACGAACTGTTGGCTCTGGCTGGTTTGCCGCCCGTACGGCGCAGCGTGCCGGTGGGAGTGGCATACGCGGCCGGTGCTTTGCTCGAAGCAATCGCGAAGCTCACCGGGTCGACGAGTGAACCGCGGATGACGCGGTTCTTGGCGTTGCAACTGGCGCGGGATCATTACTTCGCGCTCGACCGCGCTCGGCGCGACTTCGGCTACCAGGCGACCGTATCAACGGCCGAAGGGATGGAGCGACTACGCGCGAGCATGAAACAGCGTGCGTGA
- a CDS encoding PQQ-binding-like beta-propeller repeat protein, whose protein sequence is MRPHIWLAVVVMANLWPDALQAADWPHWRGPAYTGISAETDWTWQWSADGPAEVWHAEVGTGFSSIAVAGGRAFTSGHQGGNDTFYCFDALTGEQRWSYSYPAPLVDNLHEGGPAATPTVDGGLVYTYSKDGRLLALHVADGSVAWQAEAGKLADVEMPAWGFSSSPLVLGNKVIVDAGRVMAFEKTTGNILWQTDAWRPGYGTAVPLTFDGQACIAVLNNDVLLVAQVADGKVLATYPWETDYITSASTPVVVGNELFVSTGYNRGCTLLKWDGKELVKVYENRHMRNHMANSVLWEGGLFGIDGNSHNRRLCEVACIDAASGESRWHQRGLGCGSLLLAAGKLLVLSDEGELVVANATSEKFDVLARAKILDGRCWTVPTLANGLLYARNADGHLVCVDLRRK, encoded by the coding sequence ATGCGACCGCACATCTGGCTGGCAGTTGTCGTCATGGCGAATCTTTGGCCGGATGCATTGCAAGCCGCTGATTGGCCTCACTGGCGCGGCCCCGCCTATACCGGCATCAGCGCCGAGACCGATTGGACCTGGCAATGGTCGGCGGACGGCCCGGCCGAAGTATGGCACGCCGAAGTGGGCACCGGGTTCAGTTCGATCGCCGTGGCCGGCGGCCGCGCGTTCACGTCGGGACACCAGGGGGGAAACGACACGTTCTACTGCTTCGACGCGCTGACGGGTGAGCAGCGCTGGAGCTACAGCTATCCCGCTCCGCTGGTCGACAACCTGCACGAAGGGGGCCCGGCCGCCACGCCGACGGTTGACGGCGGGCTCGTTTACACCTACAGCAAGGACGGCCGACTGTTGGCGCTGCACGTGGCCGACGGTTCGGTGGCCTGGCAAGCCGAGGCCGGCAAGCTGGCCGACGTCGAGATGCCTGCTTGGGGCTTTTCGAGTTCGCCGCTGGTGCTGGGCAACAAGGTGATCGTCGACGCCGGACGCGTGATGGCGTTCGAGAAAACGACCGGCAATATCCTGTGGCAGACTGACGCTTGGCGACCCGGTTATGGCACCGCCGTGCCGCTGACGTTCGACGGCCAGGCGTGCATTGCCGTGCTGAATAACGACGTGTTGCTGGTGGCCCAGGTGGCCGATGGCAAGGTGCTGGCAACGTACCCCTGGGAAACCGATTACATCACCAGCGCGTCGACGCCCGTGGTCGTTGGCAACGAGTTGTTCGTCTCAACCGGCTACAACCGGGGCTGCACGCTGCTCAAGTGGGATGGCAAAGAATTGGTCAAAGTCTACGAGAACCGCCACATGCGAAACCACATGGCCAACTCGGTCCTGTGGGAAGGAGGCCTGTTCGGCATCGACGGCAACAGCCACAACCGCCGGCTGTGCGAGGTGGCGTGCATTGACGCCGCCTCGGGCGAGTCACGCTGGCACCAGCGTGGGCTCGGCTGTGGTTCGCTGCTGCTGGCCGCCGGCAAGTTGCTCGTTCTGAGCGATGAAGGGGAGTTGGTCGTCGCCAACGCCACCAGCGAGAAGTTCGATGTGCTGGCCCGGGCCAAGATTCTGGACGGGCGTTGCTGGACGGTGCCGACGCTGGCGAACGGCCTCTTGTACGCCCGAAATGCCGACGGACACCTGGTCTGCGTCGACCTGCGCCGGAAGTAA
- a CDS encoding 3-oxoacyl-ACP synthase III, which translates to MQYQHVCLEAFGYQLPGEILTTAEIEARLEPVYRRLRLPAGRLELMTGIRERRFWSRETMPSSPSVTSAEQAIAAAGIDRRKIGALLHASVCRDYLEPATAAGVHNRLGLSSDCQVYDVSNACLGILNGMVQIANMIELGQIQAGLVCGTESSRALVENTIDTLNNDLTLTRESIKSAVASLTIGSASAAVLLVHRSLSRTQNRLTAAVARAATTGHELCRSGRDESIGGDALPLMNTDSERLLRDGVAAAVPAFAAFQAATGWSASEIDKTICHQVGAAHRKLMFESLGLSPDIDFATFETLGNTGSVAVPMTAAMAVERGHLKRGDHVALMGIGSGINVLMLGVDWQTAPVVVRETASVPHARTTRLPTAGSAS; encoded by the coding sequence ATGCAATATCAGCACGTTTGCCTCGAAGCCTTCGGCTACCAGCTTCCAGGCGAAATTCTCACTACGGCCGAAATCGAAGCGCGGTTAGAGCCTGTCTATCGCCGGTTGCGCCTGCCCGCCGGTCGCTTGGAATTGATGACTGGCATTCGCGAGCGCCGCTTCTGGTCGCGCGAGACAATGCCCAGCAGCCCCAGCGTTACTAGCGCTGAACAGGCCATCGCCGCGGCCGGGATCGACCGCCGCAAGATCGGCGCGCTGCTCCACGCTTCGGTCTGCCGCGATTATCTCGAACCCGCCACCGCTGCCGGCGTGCACAATCGTTTGGGTCTGTCGAGCGATTGCCAGGTTTACGATGTCTCGAACGCCTGCCTGGGCATCCTGAACGGCATGGTGCAAATCGCCAACATGATCGAGCTGGGCCAGATTCAAGCCGGCCTGGTCTGCGGCACTGAAAGCAGCCGCGCCCTGGTCGAGAACACCATCGACACGCTCAACAACGATTTGACGCTGACGCGCGAATCGATCAAGTCAGCCGTGGCTTCGTTGACCATCGGTTCGGCCAGCGCCGCCGTGCTGCTGGTTCACCGCAGCTTGAGTCGCACGCAGAATCGGCTGACCGCGGCCGTGGCGCGCGCGGCCACGACAGGGCATGAACTCTGCCGCAGCGGGCGCGACGAGTCGATCGGCGGCGACGCGCTGCCATTGATGAACACCGACAGCGAACGCTTGTTGCGCGACGGCGTGGCCGCCGCCGTGCCGGCCTTCGCCGCGTTTCAAGCCGCCACCGGTTGGAGCGCTTCGGAGATTGACAAGACGATCTGTCACCAAGTCGGCGCGGCGCACCGCAAGCTGATGTTCGAGTCGCTCGGCCTGTCGCCGGACATCGACTTTGCCACGTTCGAGACCCTGGGGAACACCGGCTCGGTCGCGGTTCCCATGACGGCCGCCATGGCCGTCGAGCGCGGACACTTGAAGCGAGGCGATCACGTCGCCCTGATGGGCATCGGCTCAGGGATCAACGTCCTGATGCTGGGCGTCGACTGGCAGACCGCGCCAGTCGTAGTCCGTGAAACGGCCAGCGTCCCCCACGCCCGCACCACACGCTTGCCAACCGCCGGCAGCGCATCGTAG
- a CDS encoding gamma-glutamyl-gamma-aminobutyrate hydrolase family protein has product MSTKPMIGLNMDFRAAKKDSPAFSYVCAGYYDSIVKAGGVPVIIAPMEEDKDLSRVLELLDGIVMVGGADMDPRRDGFMLHPSIRMMANRREDFDRRLMKLVADRRLPVFGIGLGMQLLNVNEGGNLFFHLPEDMPKALPHSDPLDNAHRHALEVVPGTLMERVYGEGEIRVNSFHHMAVDEVAPGFIVSARCPDGVVEAIESIRPDWFALGTQFHPENDSASALDLRIFEEFVCGITGDVSVLKIAA; this is encoded by the coding sequence ATGAGCACGAAGCCAATGATCGGTCTGAACATGGACTTCCGCGCCGCCAAGAAGGATTCGCCGGCGTTCAGCTATGTTTGTGCCGGCTACTACGATTCGATTGTCAAAGCCGGTGGCGTGCCAGTGATCATTGCTCCGATGGAAGAAGACAAGGATTTGAGCCGCGTGCTCGAACTTTTGGACGGCATCGTCATGGTCGGCGGTGCCGACATGGACCCACGCCGCGACGGCTTCATGCTCCACCCGTCGATTCGCATGATGGCCAATCGCCGCGAAGATTTCGATCGCCGGCTGATGAAGCTGGTGGCCGATCGCCGGCTGCCCGTGTTTGGCATTGGCCTGGGCATGCAACTGCTGAACGTGAACGAAGGGGGCAACCTGTTCTTCCACCTCCCCGAAGACATGCCCAAGGCGCTGCCGCACAGCGACCCGCTGGACAACGCCCATCGTCACGCCCTGGAAGTAGTACCGGGCACGCTGATGGAACGGGTCTACGGCGAAGGTGAAATCCGCGTCAACAGCTTCCACCACATGGCGGTCGACGAAGTCGCGCCGGGCTTCATTGTGTCGGCCCGCTGCCCGGACGGCGTGGTCGAAGCGATTGAGAGCATTCGTCCCGACTGGTTCGCGCTGGGCACCCAGTTCCACCCCGAGAACGATTCGGCCTCGGCGCTCGATCTGCGGATTTTTGAAGAGTTCGTCTGCGGCATTACCGGCGACGTGTCGGTGCTGAAGATCGCCGCCTAG
- a CDS encoding DJ-1/PfpI family protein — protein sequence MSVKRVLMIVGDFVEDYEVMVPFQTLLTLGHQVDAVCPDKKAGQTVATAIHDFEGDQTYSEKRGHNFRLNATFAEVDVAGYDGLMVPGGRAPEYLRLNPRVLDLVRAFAKAIKPIGAICHGIQVLTAADVIRGKSCTAYPACRPELELAGAKWVEPSAGFDSAHTDGNLVTAPAWPAHPAWVRAFVAALGSPIAT from the coding sequence ATGAGCGTCAAACGTGTGCTGATGATCGTTGGTGACTTCGTGGAAGACTACGAAGTGATGGTCCCGTTTCAGACCTTGCTCACCCTGGGGCACCAGGTCGACGCCGTCTGCCCCGACAAGAAGGCCGGCCAAACCGTCGCCACGGCTATCCATGACTTTGAGGGGGACCAGACGTACAGCGAGAAGCGCGGCCACAACTTCCGGCTTAACGCCACGTTCGCCGAGGTCGATGTGGCCGGTTATGACGGCTTGATGGTCCCGGGCGGGCGCGCGCCGGAGTATTTACGGCTGAATCCACGGGTGCTCGACCTAGTCCGCGCCTTTGCCAAGGCCATCAAGCCGATCGGCGCGATTTGCCACGGCATTCAGGTACTGACCGCGGCCGACGTGATACGCGGCAAATCATGCACCGCCTACCCAGCGTGCCGGCCCGAGTTGGAACTGGCCGGCGCCAAGTGGGTCGAGCCTTCGGCCGGCTTTGACAGCGCGCACACGGACGGCAACCTGGTCACCGCCCCGGCCTGGCCAGCTCACCCAGCGTGGGTCCGCGCGTTTGTCGCGGCGCTCGGTTCGCCGATCGCGACGTAG